Proteins from one Syngnathus scovelli strain Florida chromosome 17, RoL_Ssco_1.2, whole genome shotgun sequence genomic window:
- the aire gene encoding autoimmune regulator isoform X1, which yields MYSLLSWVLEQSASTIKAFWRNLNKAYNLDSYPKLQALLHKATGDGKRKKRSREDREDQYCAKTSAGTAGSSKKCIKPPGDFYKSKAVMATFQHQRETIAASGQDHHNDDECAVCRDGGELICCDGCPRAFHLTCLDPPLASVPSGSWCCKDCSGTGHQVQKSQHALQWADSCGFCHLGGEDLRRCLQCSQPYHHHCHFPLGPSICQSCSIAKEADTKSLPQLPASVHDPCGHEQNSSVHKDQLDELDSILGDASLDGLLQWAFHNIPQPLHGGYQ from the exons ATGTACTCTCTGCTCTCGTGGGTATTGGAGCAGAGCGCCTCCACCATCAAGGCCTTCTGGAGGAACCTGAACAAGGCCTACAACCTGGACAGCTACCCCAAACTGCAAGCATTGCTCCACAAAGCCA CAGgtgatggcaagaggaaaaagaGGAGCCGCGAGGACAGAGAAGATCAATATTGCGCCAAGACGAGCGCTGGAACTGCAG GTTCCTCCAAAAAGTGCATCAAGCCGCCAGGAGACTTTTACAAATCCAAAGCTGTCATGGCAACCTTTCAACACCAGAGGGAGACAATAGCAGCCTCTGGACAG gACCACCACAACGACGACGAGTGCGCCGTGTGCAGAGATGGAGGCGAGTTGATCTGTTGTGACGGATGTCCTCGAGCGTTCCACTTAACCTGCCTGGACCCTCCGCTGGCATCTGTCCCGAG TGGTTCCTGGTGTTGTAAAGACTGCAGCGGCACAGGGCACCAAGTACAGAAAAGCCAACATGCTTTGCAA TGGGCAGACTCGTGTGGTTTTTGCCACCTGGGAGGAGAGGACCTCCGTCGCTGCCTCCAATGTTCCCAGCCTTACCACCACCACTGCCACTTCCCGCT CGGGCCGTCCATCTGTCAATCATGCTCCATCGCAAAGGAAGCAGACACCAAATCTTTACCACAG CTTCCCGCATCGGTCCACGACCCATGCGGCCACGAACAGAACTCATCTGTACACAAAGACCAATTGGATGAATTGGACTCCATCCTTGGAGAC gCGTCCCTGGATGGCCTCCTGCAATGGGCTTTTCACAACATCCCTCAACCTCTTCACGGAGGCTATCAGTGA
- the aire gene encoding autoimmune regulator isoform X2: MYSLLSWVLEQSASTIKAFWRNLNKAYNLDSYPKLQALLHKASDGKRKKRSREDREDQYCAKTSAGTAGSSKKCIKPPGDFYKSKAVMATFQHQRETIAASGQDHHNDDECAVCRDGGELICCDGCPRAFHLTCLDPPLASVPSGSWCCKDCSGTGHQVQKSQHALQWADSCGFCHLGGEDLRRCLQCSQPYHHHCHFPLGPSICQSCSIAKEADTKSLPQLPASVHDPCGHEQNSSVHKDQLDELDSILGDASLDGLLQWAFHNIPQPLHGGYQ; the protein is encoded by the exons ATGTACTCTCTGCTCTCGTGGGTATTGGAGCAGAGCGCCTCCACCATCAAGGCCTTCTGGAGGAACCTGAACAAGGCCTACAACCTGGACAGCTACCCCAAACTGCAAGCATTGCTCCACAAAGCCA gtgatggcaagaggaaaaagaGGAGCCGCGAGGACAGAGAAGATCAATATTGCGCCAAGACGAGCGCTGGAACTGCAG GTTCCTCCAAAAAGTGCATCAAGCCGCCAGGAGACTTTTACAAATCCAAAGCTGTCATGGCAACCTTTCAACACCAGAGGGAGACAATAGCAGCCTCTGGACAG gACCACCACAACGACGACGAGTGCGCCGTGTGCAGAGATGGAGGCGAGTTGATCTGTTGTGACGGATGTCCTCGAGCGTTCCACTTAACCTGCCTGGACCCTCCGCTGGCATCTGTCCCGAG TGGTTCCTGGTGTTGTAAAGACTGCAGCGGCACAGGGCACCAAGTACAGAAAAGCCAACATGCTTTGCAA TGGGCAGACTCGTGTGGTTTTTGCCACCTGGGAGGAGAGGACCTCCGTCGCTGCCTCCAATGTTCCCAGCCTTACCACCACCACTGCCACTTCCCGCT CGGGCCGTCCATCTGTCAATCATGCTCCATCGCAAAGGAAGCAGACACCAAATCTTTACCACAG CTTCCCGCATCGGTCCACGACCCATGCGGCCACGAACAGAACTCATCTGTACACAAAGACCAATTGGATGAATTGGACTCCATCCTTGGAGAC gCGTCCCTGGATGGCCTCCTGCAATGGGCTTTTCACAACATCCCTCAACCTCTTCACGGAGGCTATCAGTGA
- the rab6bb gene encoding RAB6B, member RAS oncogene family b: MSAGGDLGNPLRKFKLVFLGEQSVGKTSLITRFMYDSFDNTYQATIGIDFLSKTMYLEDRTVRLQLWDTAGQERFRSLIPSYIRDSTVAVVVYDITNVNSFQQTCKWIDDVRTERGSDVIIMLVGNKTDLEEKRQITIEEGEQRAKELNVMFIETSAKTGCNVKQLFRRVAAALPGMESLDDANPEGMIDIKLDKPAEPSVPEAGCSC, translated from the exons ATGTCAGCCGGAGGAGATTTGGGGAACCCCCTGCGGAAATTTAAACTCGTCTTTTTGGGAGAGCAGAGCG TGGGGAAAACATCTCTCATCACCAGATTCATGTATGACAGTTTTGACAACACATACCAG GCTACCATTGGGATCGACTTCCTCTCCAAGACCATGTACCTGGAGGACCGAACA GTGAGGCTGCAGCTGTGGGACACGGCCGGACAAGAACGCTTCCGGAGCCTCATCCCGAGCTACATACGAGACTCCACGGTGGCCGTGGTGGTCTACGACATCACAA atgtcaactcgtttcagcagacCTGCAAGTGGATCGACGACGTCAGGACCGAGAGAGGAAGTGATGTCATCATCATGCTGGTGGGCAACAAgacggacctggaggagaagag GCAAATCACCATCGAGGAGGGAGAGCAGAGAGCCAAAGAGCTGAACGTCATGTTCATCGAGACCAGCGCCAAGACAGGCTGCAATGTCAAGCAG CTGTTTCGTCGCGTCGCAGCAGCTCTTCCTGGGATGGAGAGCCTTGATGATGCCAATCCTGAAGGCA TGATCGACATCAAGCTGGACAAACCGGCGGAGCCGAGCGTCCCCGAGGCCGGGTGCTCATGTTAA
- the LOC125985001 gene encoding espin-like protein isoform X2, with translation MENSKPVKEVLPLPRLPEMASSSSPNVPERQMTGSVQYIHTASSVMTSFNQLKPPEPDLTLMSHIKSIKSLRRAGLTAAIFTGQTVTTETSSKDSLQKLEGQEVPPEEPLTDAILADTEALVPTHDEDGRPIAEWKRQVMVTWMQTQVQEEDHPCKRDPMRPEWPPVHGWKFSQSHNALLGPFGELLTEEDLLYLQKQIELLYLQKRQRAYELELTRLMKELRSVLPDQIVNISWNEEALQQLDQQGSRALPLWCGRISEIIRTVSLMVANLTQTTAEAGMKGLQGSRDGLEVDQVKKMLPEPNGQSVSISGHHLDSNRERAEKEIRQSGVSVKNLRASFEGQIGTTYPFAGVVPVSLALKDKLVGMNESKGDVTLSSVSTVRETTSLRKERIVVLFLSYWKKSAAAISNRAAVRNAEWPGGQQESPSLFRLCQKRSAVDKMLTSWKTKLRLCAAQTSPVTSSESPVPVFSPEQFLSETAASHDGLTLELFMLGYVNILEQELSPLERKMRHLLCFEVFDHLGTFPWETVREFHKVVLEEIRAGKRCWSDGFDDIKRRFFGRSEAKAQPAPPVVVQSVLPDEGCCGTDLSCFNNQDICQYIDRSFAFWKEKEAEIFDFEH, from the exons ATGGAGAATAGCAAG CCGGTCAAGGAGGTGCTCCCGCTGCCTCGACTCCCAGAAATGGCCTCGAGCTCGTCTCCAAACGTTCCCGAAAGACAAATGACAGGATCCGTGCAGTACATCCACACGGCCTCCTCAG TGATGACATCATTCAACCAGCTGAAGCCTCCAGAGCCAGATCTCACTCTGATGTCCCACATCAAGTCCATCAAGTCACTGAGGCGGGCTGGCCTCACTGCAGCCATTTTTACTGGACAAACG GTCACGACGGAGACCAGCTCAAAAGACTCCCTGCAGAAACTTGAGGGCCAGGAGGTGCCGCCGGAAGAACCCCTCACCGATGCCATCTTGGCCGACACGGAGGCTCTGGTGCCCACGCACGACGAGGACGGCCGCCCCATCGCCGAGTGGAAACGTCAGGTGATGGTGACATGGATGCAAACGCAAGTGCAGGAGGAGGACCACCCGTGCAAACGG GACCCGATGAGGCCCGAGTGGCCGCCTGTGCATGGCTGGAAGTTCTCCCAGAGCCACAATGCTCTTCTTGGGCCCTTTGGTGAGCTTCTAACCGAAGAAGATTTGCTGTATCTGCAAAAGCAGATTGAGCTCTTGTACCTCCAGAAGCGTCAGCGGGCTTACGAGCTGGAGCTGACCAGGTTGATGAAGGAACTCAGGTCTGTGTTACCGGACCAGATTGTGAACATCTCTTGGAACGAGGAGGCTCTGCAGCAGCTGGACCAACAGGGAAGCCGAGCACTGCCACTCTGGTGCGGCCGCATCTCCGAGATAATCAGGACCGTGTCGCTGATGGTGGCCAACCTGACCCAGACCACGGCGGAGGCCGGCATGAAGGGACTGCAGGGCTCAAGGGACGGTCTGGAAGTAGACCAGGTCAAGAAAATGCTGCCGGAACCAAACGGTCAGTCAGTGTCCATTTCAGGTCATCACTTGGACAGCAATAGGGAACGAGCAGAGAAGGAGATCCGTCAGTCCGGAGTGTCCGTCAAAAACCTGCGAGCCAGCTTTGAAGGGCAAATTGGCACCACATATCCCTTTGCCGGGGTGGTTCCGGTTAGCCTAGCCTTAAAGGACAAGTTGGTAGGGATGAACGAGTCAAAAGGTGATGTGACATTGAGCAGCGTTTCAACTGTGAGAGAGACCACAAGTCTCAGGAAAGAGCGCATAGTCGTGCTGTTCCTCAGCTACTGGAAAAAATCAGCTGCGGCCATCTCCAACCGGGCGGCCGTGCGGAATGCCGAATGGCCAGGCGGCCAGCAGGAAAGCCCCTCCCTCTTTCGCTTATGCCAAAAGCGAAGTGCGGTGGACAAGATGTTGACTTCCTGGAAGACGAAACTCCGGCTGTGTGCTGCTCAAACGTCCCCTGTGACCTCGTCCGAAAGTCCAGTTCCTGTCTTCTCTCCGGAACAATTCTTGTCCGAAACGGCCGCGAGCCACGATGGCTTGACCTTGGAGCTCTTCATGCTGGGCTACGTCAACATTTTGGAGCAGGAGTTGTCGCCGCTTGAGAGGAAGATGAGGCATCTGCTCTGCTTCGAAGTCTTTGACCATCTGGGGACTTTCCCTTGGGAGACCGTGCGGGAATTCCACAAGGTGGTTCTGGAAGAAATCCGAGCCGGAAAGCGATGTTGGAGCGACGGCTTCGATGACATCAAACGACGATTCTTCGGCCGCTCGGAGGCAAAGGCCCAGCCGGCGCCGCCGGTTGTAGTTCAGAGTGTTTTGCCAGATGAGGGCTGTTGCGGCACGGACTTGTCCTGTTTCAACAACCAAGATATTTGTCAATATATTGATCGCAGCTTTGCTTTCTGGAAGGAGAAGGAGGCAGAGATCTTTGATTTTGAACATTAG
- the LOC125985001 gene encoding espin-like protein isoform X1, whose translation MENSKPVKEVLPLPRLPEMASSSSPNVPERQMTGSVQYIHTASSVMTSFNQLKPPEPDLTLMSHIKSIKSLRRAGLTAAIFTGQTVSYTAWVAWGCMRALKMANSKRQVTTETSSKDSLQKLEGQEVPPEEPLTDAILADTEALVPTHDEDGRPIAEWKRQVMVTWMQTQVQEEDHPCKRDPMRPEWPPVHGWKFSQSHNALLGPFGELLTEEDLLYLQKQIELLYLQKRQRAYELELTRLMKELRSVLPDQIVNISWNEEALQQLDQQGSRALPLWCGRISEIIRTVSLMVANLTQTTAEAGMKGLQGSRDGLEVDQVKKMLPEPNGQSVSISGHHLDSNRERAEKEIRQSGVSVKNLRASFEGQIGTTYPFAGVVPVSLALKDKLVGMNESKGDVTLSSVSTVRETTSLRKERIVVLFLSYWKKSAAAISNRAAVRNAEWPGGQQESPSLFRLCQKRSAVDKMLTSWKTKLRLCAAQTSPVTSSESPVPVFSPEQFLSETAASHDGLTLELFMLGYVNILEQELSPLERKMRHLLCFEVFDHLGTFPWETVREFHKVVLEEIRAGKRCWSDGFDDIKRRFFGRSEAKAQPAPPVVVQSVLPDEGCCGTDLSCFNNQDICQYIDRSFAFWKEKEAEIFDFEH comes from the exons ATGGAGAATAGCAAG CCGGTCAAGGAGGTGCTCCCGCTGCCTCGACTCCCAGAAATGGCCTCGAGCTCGTCTCCAAACGTTCCCGAAAGACAAATGACAGGATCCGTGCAGTACATCCACACGGCCTCCTCAG TGATGACATCATTCAACCAGCTGAAGCCTCCAGAGCCAGATCTCACTCTGATGTCCCACATCAAGTCCATCAAGTCACTGAGGCGGGCTGGCCTCACTGCAGCCATTTTTACTGGACAAACGGTGAGCTATACTGCTTGGGTGGCTTGGGGTTGTATGCGGGCCCTGAAAATGGCAAATTCCAAGCGGCAGGTCACGACGGAGACCAGCTCAAAAGACTCCCTGCAGAAACTTGAGGGCCAGGAGGTGCCGCCGGAAGAACCCCTCACCGATGCCATCTTGGCCGACACGGAGGCTCTGGTGCCCACGCACGACGAGGACGGCCGCCCCATCGCCGAGTGGAAACGTCAGGTGATGGTGACATGGATGCAAACGCAAGTGCAGGAGGAGGACCACCCGTGCAAACGG GACCCGATGAGGCCCGAGTGGCCGCCTGTGCATGGCTGGAAGTTCTCCCAGAGCCACAATGCTCTTCTTGGGCCCTTTGGTGAGCTTCTAACCGAAGAAGATTTGCTGTATCTGCAAAAGCAGATTGAGCTCTTGTACCTCCAGAAGCGTCAGCGGGCTTACGAGCTGGAGCTGACCAGGTTGATGAAGGAACTCAGGTCTGTGTTACCGGACCAGATTGTGAACATCTCTTGGAACGAGGAGGCTCTGCAGCAGCTGGACCAACAGGGAAGCCGAGCACTGCCACTCTGGTGCGGCCGCATCTCCGAGATAATCAGGACCGTGTCGCTGATGGTGGCCAACCTGACCCAGACCACGGCGGAGGCCGGCATGAAGGGACTGCAGGGCTCAAGGGACGGTCTGGAAGTAGACCAGGTCAAGAAAATGCTGCCGGAACCAAACGGTCAGTCAGTGTCCATTTCAGGTCATCACTTGGACAGCAATAGGGAACGAGCAGAGAAGGAGATCCGTCAGTCCGGAGTGTCCGTCAAAAACCTGCGAGCCAGCTTTGAAGGGCAAATTGGCACCACATATCCCTTTGCCGGGGTGGTTCCGGTTAGCCTAGCCTTAAAGGACAAGTTGGTAGGGATGAACGAGTCAAAAGGTGATGTGACATTGAGCAGCGTTTCAACTGTGAGAGAGACCACAAGTCTCAGGAAAGAGCGCATAGTCGTGCTGTTCCTCAGCTACTGGAAAAAATCAGCTGCGGCCATCTCCAACCGGGCGGCCGTGCGGAATGCCGAATGGCCAGGCGGCCAGCAGGAAAGCCCCTCCCTCTTTCGCTTATGCCAAAAGCGAAGTGCGGTGGACAAGATGTTGACTTCCTGGAAGACGAAACTCCGGCTGTGTGCTGCTCAAACGTCCCCTGTGACCTCGTCCGAAAGTCCAGTTCCTGTCTTCTCTCCGGAACAATTCTTGTCCGAAACGGCCGCGAGCCACGATGGCTTGACCTTGGAGCTCTTCATGCTGGGCTACGTCAACATTTTGGAGCAGGAGTTGTCGCCGCTTGAGAGGAAGATGAGGCATCTGCTCTGCTTCGAAGTCTTTGACCATCTGGGGACTTTCCCTTGGGAGACCGTGCGGGAATTCCACAAGGTGGTTCTGGAAGAAATCCGAGCCGGAAAGCGATGTTGGAGCGACGGCTTCGATGACATCAAACGACGATTCTTCGGCCGCTCGGAGGCAAAGGCCCAGCCGGCGCCGCCGGTTGTAGTTCAGAGTGTTTTGCCAGATGAGGGCTGTTGCGGCACGGACTTGTCCTGTTTCAACAACCAAGATATTTGTCAATATATTGATCGCAGCTTTGCTTTCTGGAAGGAGAAGGAGGCAGAGATCTTTGATTTTGAACATTAG
- the LOC125985001 gene encoding espin-like protein isoform X4 — MTSFNQLKPPEPDLTLMSHIKSIKSLRRAGLTAAIFTGQTVTTETSSKDSLQKLEGQEVPPEEPLTDAILADTEALVPTHDEDGRPIAEWKRQVMVTWMQTQVQEEDHPCKRDPMRPEWPPVHGWKFSQSHNALLGPFGELLTEEDLLYLQKQIELLYLQKRQRAYELELTRLMKELRSVLPDQIVNISWNEEALQQLDQQGSRALPLWCGRISEIIRTVSLMVANLTQTTAEAGMKGLQGSRDGLEVDQVKKMLPEPNGQSVSISGHHLDSNRERAEKEIRQSGVSVKNLRASFEGQIGTTYPFAGVVPVSLALKDKLVGMNESKGDVTLSSVSTVRETTSLRKERIVVLFLSYWKKSAAAISNRAAVRNAEWPGGQQESPSLFRLCQKRSAVDKMLTSWKTKLRLCAAQTSPVTSSESPVPVFSPEQFLSETAASHDGLTLELFMLGYVNILEQELSPLERKMRHLLCFEVFDHLGTFPWETVREFHKVVLEEIRAGKRCWSDGFDDIKRRFFGRSEAKAQPAPPVVVQSVLPDEGCCGTDLSCFNNQDICQYIDRSFAFWKEKEAEIFDFEH, encoded by the exons ATGACATCATTCAACCAGCTGAAGCCTCCAGAGCCAGATCTCACTCTGATGTCCCACATCAAGTCCATCAAGTCACTGAGGCGGGCTGGCCTCACTGCAGCCATTTTTACTGGACAAACG GTCACGACGGAGACCAGCTCAAAAGACTCCCTGCAGAAACTTGAGGGCCAGGAGGTGCCGCCGGAAGAACCCCTCACCGATGCCATCTTGGCCGACACGGAGGCTCTGGTGCCCACGCACGACGAGGACGGCCGCCCCATCGCCGAGTGGAAACGTCAGGTGATGGTGACATGGATGCAAACGCAAGTGCAGGAGGAGGACCACCCGTGCAAACGG GACCCGATGAGGCCCGAGTGGCCGCCTGTGCATGGCTGGAAGTTCTCCCAGAGCCACAATGCTCTTCTTGGGCCCTTTGGTGAGCTTCTAACCGAAGAAGATTTGCTGTATCTGCAAAAGCAGATTGAGCTCTTGTACCTCCAGAAGCGTCAGCGGGCTTACGAGCTGGAGCTGACCAGGTTGATGAAGGAACTCAGGTCTGTGTTACCGGACCAGATTGTGAACATCTCTTGGAACGAGGAGGCTCTGCAGCAGCTGGACCAACAGGGAAGCCGAGCACTGCCACTCTGGTGCGGCCGCATCTCCGAGATAATCAGGACCGTGTCGCTGATGGTGGCCAACCTGACCCAGACCACGGCGGAGGCCGGCATGAAGGGACTGCAGGGCTCAAGGGACGGTCTGGAAGTAGACCAGGTCAAGAAAATGCTGCCGGAACCAAACGGTCAGTCAGTGTCCATTTCAGGTCATCACTTGGACAGCAATAGGGAACGAGCAGAGAAGGAGATCCGTCAGTCCGGAGTGTCCGTCAAAAACCTGCGAGCCAGCTTTGAAGGGCAAATTGGCACCACATATCCCTTTGCCGGGGTGGTTCCGGTTAGCCTAGCCTTAAAGGACAAGTTGGTAGGGATGAACGAGTCAAAAGGTGATGTGACATTGAGCAGCGTTTCAACTGTGAGAGAGACCACAAGTCTCAGGAAAGAGCGCATAGTCGTGCTGTTCCTCAGCTACTGGAAAAAATCAGCTGCGGCCATCTCCAACCGGGCGGCCGTGCGGAATGCCGAATGGCCAGGCGGCCAGCAGGAAAGCCCCTCCCTCTTTCGCTTATGCCAAAAGCGAAGTGCGGTGGACAAGATGTTGACTTCCTGGAAGACGAAACTCCGGCTGTGTGCTGCTCAAACGTCCCCTGTGACCTCGTCCGAAAGTCCAGTTCCTGTCTTCTCTCCGGAACAATTCTTGTCCGAAACGGCCGCGAGCCACGATGGCTTGACCTTGGAGCTCTTCATGCTGGGCTACGTCAACATTTTGGAGCAGGAGTTGTCGCCGCTTGAGAGGAAGATGAGGCATCTGCTCTGCTTCGAAGTCTTTGACCATCTGGGGACTTTCCCTTGGGAGACCGTGCGGGAATTCCACAAGGTGGTTCTGGAAGAAATCCGAGCCGGAAAGCGATGTTGGAGCGACGGCTTCGATGACATCAAACGACGATTCTTCGGCCGCTCGGAGGCAAAGGCCCAGCCGGCGCCGCCGGTTGTAGTTCAGAGTGTTTTGCCAGATGAGGGCTGTTGCGGCACGGACTTGTCCTGTTTCAACAACCAAGATATTTGTCAATATATTGATCGCAGCTTTGCTTTCTGGAAGGAGAAGGAGGCAGAGATCTTTGATTTTGAACATTAG
- the LOC125985001 gene encoding espin-like protein isoform X3, with protein sequence MTSFNQLKPPEPDLTLMSHIKSIKSLRRAGLTAAIFTGQTVSYTAWVAWGCMRALKMANSKRQVTTETSSKDSLQKLEGQEVPPEEPLTDAILADTEALVPTHDEDGRPIAEWKRQVMVTWMQTQVQEEDHPCKRDPMRPEWPPVHGWKFSQSHNALLGPFGELLTEEDLLYLQKQIELLYLQKRQRAYELELTRLMKELRSVLPDQIVNISWNEEALQQLDQQGSRALPLWCGRISEIIRTVSLMVANLTQTTAEAGMKGLQGSRDGLEVDQVKKMLPEPNGQSVSISGHHLDSNRERAEKEIRQSGVSVKNLRASFEGQIGTTYPFAGVVPVSLALKDKLVGMNESKGDVTLSSVSTVRETTSLRKERIVVLFLSYWKKSAAAISNRAAVRNAEWPGGQQESPSLFRLCQKRSAVDKMLTSWKTKLRLCAAQTSPVTSSESPVPVFSPEQFLSETAASHDGLTLELFMLGYVNILEQELSPLERKMRHLLCFEVFDHLGTFPWETVREFHKVVLEEIRAGKRCWSDGFDDIKRRFFGRSEAKAQPAPPVVVQSVLPDEGCCGTDLSCFNNQDICQYIDRSFAFWKEKEAEIFDFEH encoded by the exons ATGACATCATTCAACCAGCTGAAGCCTCCAGAGCCAGATCTCACTCTGATGTCCCACATCAAGTCCATCAAGTCACTGAGGCGGGCTGGCCTCACTGCAGCCATTTTTACTGGACAAACGGTGAGCTATACTGCTTGGGTGGCTTGGGGTTGTATGCGGGCCCTGAAAATGGCAAATTCCAAGCGGCAGGTCACGACGGAGACCAGCTCAAAAGACTCCCTGCAGAAACTTGAGGGCCAGGAGGTGCCGCCGGAAGAACCCCTCACCGATGCCATCTTGGCCGACACGGAGGCTCTGGTGCCCACGCACGACGAGGACGGCCGCCCCATCGCCGAGTGGAAACGTCAGGTGATGGTGACATGGATGCAAACGCAAGTGCAGGAGGAGGACCACCCGTGCAAACGG GACCCGATGAGGCCCGAGTGGCCGCCTGTGCATGGCTGGAAGTTCTCCCAGAGCCACAATGCTCTTCTTGGGCCCTTTGGTGAGCTTCTAACCGAAGAAGATTTGCTGTATCTGCAAAAGCAGATTGAGCTCTTGTACCTCCAGAAGCGTCAGCGGGCTTACGAGCTGGAGCTGACCAGGTTGATGAAGGAACTCAGGTCTGTGTTACCGGACCAGATTGTGAACATCTCTTGGAACGAGGAGGCTCTGCAGCAGCTGGACCAACAGGGAAGCCGAGCACTGCCACTCTGGTGCGGCCGCATCTCCGAGATAATCAGGACCGTGTCGCTGATGGTGGCCAACCTGACCCAGACCACGGCGGAGGCCGGCATGAAGGGACTGCAGGGCTCAAGGGACGGTCTGGAAGTAGACCAGGTCAAGAAAATGCTGCCGGAACCAAACGGTCAGTCAGTGTCCATTTCAGGTCATCACTTGGACAGCAATAGGGAACGAGCAGAGAAGGAGATCCGTCAGTCCGGAGTGTCCGTCAAAAACCTGCGAGCCAGCTTTGAAGGGCAAATTGGCACCACATATCCCTTTGCCGGGGTGGTTCCGGTTAGCCTAGCCTTAAAGGACAAGTTGGTAGGGATGAACGAGTCAAAAGGTGATGTGACATTGAGCAGCGTTTCAACTGTGAGAGAGACCACAAGTCTCAGGAAAGAGCGCATAGTCGTGCTGTTCCTCAGCTACTGGAAAAAATCAGCTGCGGCCATCTCCAACCGGGCGGCCGTGCGGAATGCCGAATGGCCAGGCGGCCAGCAGGAAAGCCCCTCCCTCTTTCGCTTATGCCAAAAGCGAAGTGCGGTGGACAAGATGTTGACTTCCTGGAAGACGAAACTCCGGCTGTGTGCTGCTCAAACGTCCCCTGTGACCTCGTCCGAAAGTCCAGTTCCTGTCTTCTCTCCGGAACAATTCTTGTCCGAAACGGCCGCGAGCCACGATGGCTTGACCTTGGAGCTCTTCATGCTGGGCTACGTCAACATTTTGGAGCAGGAGTTGTCGCCGCTTGAGAGGAAGATGAGGCATCTGCTCTGCTTCGAAGTCTTTGACCATCTGGGGACTTTCCCTTGGGAGACCGTGCGGGAATTCCACAAGGTGGTTCTGGAAGAAATCCGAGCCGGAAAGCGATGTTGGAGCGACGGCTTCGATGACATCAAACGACGATTCTTCGGCCGCTCGGAGGCAAAGGCCCAGCCGGCGCCGCCGGTTGTAGTTCAGAGTGTTTTGCCAGATGAGGGCTGTTGCGGCACGGACTTGTCCTGTTTCAACAACCAAGATATTTGTCAATATATTGATCGCAGCTTTGCTTTCTGGAAGGAGAAGGAGGCAGAGATCTTTGATTTTGAACATTAG